One window of the Nocardia huaxiensis genome contains the following:
- a CDS encoding class I SAM-dependent methyltransferase, producing the protein MTSTVESAPVDPDKLMSFVLTAVGEVGAALNAALVVLGDKLGLYRTLAGLGPMTAVELAEATGTDAHYVREWLNAQAAGQYLTYQPGPGTYTLPPERAVALTDPSSPAFLPGLFQLAVGTIVDWPRVLEAARDGSGIGWHEHGPDVHSGCERFFRPAYRAHLVNDWLPALDGVVDTLRRGARVADIGCGHGASTILMAQAFPHSRFQGSDAHPESVRTASRRAADAGVASQARFEVAAAHEFSGDGYDLVTTFDALHDMGDPVGAARRVRQALAPEGTWMIVEPAAGDRVEDNLHPIGRAFYGFSTLLCTPSSLSQPVGAALGTQAGPARLRDVVTAAGFGHCRIAAATPFHMVLEVRR; encoded by the coding sequence ATGACCAGCACTGTGGAATCGGCTCCGGTGGATCCCGACAAGCTCATGTCGTTCGTTCTGACCGCTGTCGGGGAGGTGGGGGCGGCGTTGAACGCGGCGCTGGTCGTGCTCGGCGACAAGCTCGGCTTATACCGGACCCTGGCCGGGCTGGGCCCGATGACCGCGGTCGAGCTGGCCGAGGCCACCGGCACCGACGCCCACTATGTGCGGGAGTGGCTCAATGCGCAGGCCGCCGGACAGTACCTCACCTATCAGCCCGGTCCGGGCACCTACACGCTGCCGCCCGAACGTGCGGTGGCACTGACCGATCCGAGCAGTCCGGCGTTCCTGCCAGGGTTGTTCCAGCTGGCGGTGGGCACGATCGTCGATTGGCCGCGCGTGCTGGAGGCCGCCCGCGACGGCAGCGGGATCGGCTGGCACGAACACGGTCCGGACGTGCATTCCGGATGTGAGCGGTTCTTCCGCCCCGCCTACCGCGCCCATCTGGTGAATGACTGGTTGCCCGCCCTCGACGGTGTGGTGGACACGCTGCGGCGCGGGGCCCGGGTGGCCGATATCGGGTGCGGGCACGGGGCCTCGACGATCCTGATGGCACAAGCGTTCCCGCACTCACGTTTCCAGGGGTCGGACGCGCATCCGGAGTCGGTGCGCACCGCGTCCCGCCGCGCCGCCGACGCCGGGGTGGCATCCCAGGCGAGGTTCGAAGTGGCTGCGGCGCACGAGTTTTCCGGCGACGGCTACGACCTGGTGACCACCTTCGACGCCCTGCACGATATGGGTGATCCGGTGGGTGCGGCGCGGCGGGTGCGTCAGGCGCTGGCGCCCGAGGGCACCTGGATGATCGTGGAACCGGCCGCCGGGGATCGGGTGGAGGACAATCTGCATCCGATCGGGCGCGCCTTCTACGGATTCTCGACCCTGCTGTGCACGCCGTCGTCGCTGTCGCAGCCGGTGGGTGCGGCCCTGGGCACGCAGGCGGGTCCCGCGCGGTTGCGGGATGTGGTGACCGCGGCCGGATTCGGGCACTGCCGCATCGCGGCGGCCACACCGTTCCACATGGTGCTGGAAGTGCGGCGGTGA
- a CDS encoding TetR/AcrR family transcriptional regulator: MADQAPAARERMVAGAADMIRRRGLNATSVRELAKHAAAPLGSTYHYFPGGKQQLAAEAITYTGDHVAALLADYLRAGPLDGLRSFLILWRKVVESSDFRAGCPVLAVAVEDLPDSESAPHQAAAAAFHQWTELLTASLREHGAPAGTAEATATLIVAAVEGAIAMCRAEHSTTPMDRVAGQLESLVRAATTG, encoded by the coding sequence ATGGCCGACCAAGCCCCCGCGGCGCGTGAGCGCATGGTGGCCGGCGCCGCCGACATGATCCGCCGCCGCGGCCTCAACGCCACCAGCGTGCGCGAACTGGCCAAACACGCCGCCGCACCCTTGGGTTCGACCTACCACTACTTCCCTGGCGGCAAACAGCAACTCGCCGCCGAAGCCATCACCTACACCGGTGACCACGTCGCCGCCCTGCTGGCCGACTACCTGCGCGCAGGCCCCCTCGACGGACTGCGCTCCTTCCTCATCCTGTGGCGAAAAGTCGTGGAATCCAGCGACTTCCGCGCCGGCTGCCCTGTACTGGCCGTCGCCGTCGAAGACCTGCCCGACAGTGAATCCGCCCCCCATCAGGCCGCGGCCGCCGCCTTCCACCAGTGGACCGAGCTCCTGACAGCCTCCCTGCGCGAACACGGCGCGCCCGCCGGCACCGCCGAAGCCACCGCCACCCTCATCGTGGCCGCCGTCGAAGGCGCCATCGCCATGTGCCGCGCCGAACACAGCACCACCCCGATGGACCGCGTCGCCGGGCAACTCGAATCCCTCGTGCGCGCGGCCACCACCGGCTGA
- a CDS encoding helix-turn-helix transcriptional regulator, with amino-acid sequence MLVGRDREQTALRQTTAAARLGNAGALVVTGDAGTGKTSLLEHAVADADSCLILRACGIESERELPFAGLSQLLRPILGLSAHLPARQAAALHDALSMPAPATVAADPIRVEPGPRTMNPAGDRPAGPRRRDGRGDGEADPGPGDRFAIGAATLGVICRAAEERPVLVIVDDAHWWDDPSTEALVFAVRRLCADPVAVLIACRTDSEFLCRAAGVPRLELRGLDSAATAALAAATLAAAGTGWPVGPDLAATLHRLTGGNPLAIVELCRDPEALEQHSPTAPVPLPARAARPYLGEAAALDPPARTALLVAALDGGDLHTIAAACLALGTDPAHLAAGESTRLVRLSPHHLQFRHPLARSAVVEAAGPAERRAAHRSLAAVTDDPDRRAWHLAEAAIGPDAPVADQLCAAGERAAARGAYAVAATAFERAAALSPGCADRADRLLRAAESAWRAGRTERARRLVDSVHPDGLTPIRAMGIAAVATAIALDDGDPARVRDIVATALRTPPWPSLCGWDTPLPAASEQHPPFADRHHNGHNRSARTDSDGGRPSEPGAVTGAAAIRPRAGSAGRSHPGAETGTGAGEVVDAPIDAEGADAAVSVLGSAVLAGFYLLDAETEMRAALALERVLAWASPPTRVLGELAAGMARILAGRGGARQVRAALAELSPEWDRDPARLSWMALGPLFLRESSAGGDGRLLLRHVADRVRAQAAVGMLPLLLFLTGRDESTTDRWADAVATYTEGARLARETGRPLELAGNLAGLACVQARLGQLSQCAANVAAALEICEPRGVHVFRVWALQARGDAALAGDDPETARACWEELAALLRTLGVRDPDVDPAPDLVEVYVRLGRPEAAAPVADAFAASARAKGQPWSLARAERCAGLLAADPQMPAAFEAALAWHARTPDVFEQARTRLAYGARLRRARRRRDARIQLRTALTVFEQLGAEPWIRRCTTELHATGETVRPRANPATDRLTPQQRQVALSLAAGRTTRETAAALFLSPKTVEYHLRHVYMTLGISSRAELAAHLHPPPHAG; translated from the coding sequence ATGCTGGTGGGCCGTGACCGCGAGCAAACAGCGCTCCGACAGACAACGGCCGCGGCGCGCCTGGGCAACGCCGGCGCGCTCGTGGTCACCGGCGACGCGGGCACCGGCAAGACCAGCCTGCTCGAACACGCTGTCGCCGACGCCGATTCCTGCCTGATCCTGCGCGCCTGCGGCATCGAATCCGAACGCGAACTGCCCTTCGCCGGCCTGTCCCAGCTGCTGCGCCCCATCCTCGGGCTCTCCGCACACCTGCCGGCTCGCCAAGCCGCCGCCCTGCACGATGCCCTGTCCATGCCCGCGCCCGCCACCGTGGCCGCGGACCCGATACGGGTCGAGCCCGGCCCGCGCACCATGAATCCGGCCGGTGACCGGCCCGCCGGGCCGCGTCGGCGCGACGGCCGAGGCGACGGTGAAGCCGACCCCGGGCCCGGGGATCGATTCGCGATCGGGGCGGCGACACTCGGTGTGATCTGCCGGGCGGCCGAGGAACGCCCGGTGCTGGTGATCGTGGACGACGCGCACTGGTGGGACGATCCGTCCACCGAGGCCCTGGTGTTCGCGGTGCGCAGACTGTGCGCGGACCCGGTGGCGGTCCTGATCGCCTGCCGCACCGACAGCGAATTCCTGTGCCGGGCTGCCGGAGTGCCGCGACTGGAGTTGCGCGGGCTCGACAGCGCGGCGACCGCGGCGCTGGCCGCGGCCACCCTCGCCGCCGCGGGCACCGGCTGGCCGGTCGGTCCCGACCTGGCCGCGACCCTGCACCGGCTCACCGGCGGCAACCCCTTGGCCATCGTCGAACTGTGCCGGGATCCCGAAGCGCTGGAACAGCATTCACCCACCGCGCCGGTTCCGCTGCCCGCCCGCGCCGCCCGCCCCTACCTCGGTGAGGCCGCCGCACTGGACCCGCCTGCCCGCACCGCGCTGCTGGTGGCGGCCCTCGATGGCGGTGACCTGCACACCATCGCCGCCGCCTGCCTCGCTCTCGGCACCGACCCGGCGCATCTGGCCGCCGGCGAATCGACCCGCCTGGTCCGTCTGAGCCCGCACCACCTCCAATTCCGCCACCCCCTGGCCCGTTCCGCCGTGGTCGAGGCCGCCGGTCCCGCCGAACGCCGCGCCGCCCACCGCAGCCTGGCCGCGGTCACCGACGACCCGGACCGGCGCGCCTGGCATCTGGCCGAAGCCGCCATCGGACCCGACGCACCGGTCGCCGATCAACTCTGCGCCGCCGGTGAACGCGCGGCCGCACGTGGCGCGTACGCGGTGGCGGCCACCGCCTTCGAACGGGCCGCCGCGCTCAGCCCGGGCTGCGCCGACCGTGCCGACCGGCTGCTGCGCGCCGCCGAATCCGCGTGGCGCGCAGGCCGCACCGAACGCGCCCGCCGCCTCGTCGACAGCGTGCACCCCGACGGCCTCACCCCGATACGAGCCATGGGCATCGCCGCGGTGGCCACCGCCATCGCCCTCGACGACGGCGACCCCGCCCGCGTCCGCGACATTGTCGCCACCGCGCTGCGCACCCCACCGTGGCCGTCCCTGTGCGGCTGGGACACACCCCTGCCCGCCGCTTCCGAGCAGCACCCGCCCTTCGCGGACCGGCACCATAACGGGCACAACCGGTCTGCCCGAACAGACTCCGACGGTGGCCGGCCCAGCGAGCCGGGCGCCGTCACCGGCGCGGCAGCCATCCGGCCGCGGGCAGGTAGTGCTGGTCGCAGCCATCCGGGGGCCGAAACCGGCACGGGCGCAGGCGAAGTCGTCGACGCGCCGATCGATGCCGAGGGGGCCGACGCGGCGGTGTCGGTGCTGGGGTCGGCAGTGCTGGCGGGGTTCTATCTGCTCGATGCCGAGACCGAGATGCGGGCGGCGCTGGCATTGGAGCGGGTGCTGGCGTGGGCGTCGCCGCCGACACGGGTGCTGGGGGAGCTGGCGGCGGGGATGGCGCGGATCCTGGCCGGACGCGGCGGGGCCCGCCAGGTGCGGGCCGCGCTGGCCGAGCTGAGCCCCGAGTGGGACCGGGATCCGGCGCGGTTGAGCTGGATGGCGTTGGGGCCGTTGTTTCTTCGCGAATCCAGTGCGGGCGGAGACGGGCGACTGCTGTTGCGGCACGTGGCCGACCGGGTGCGGGCGCAGGCGGCGGTGGGGATGCTGCCGCTGCTGCTGTTCCTGACCGGGCGTGACGAGTCGACGACCGACCGGTGGGCCGATGCGGTGGCCACCTACACCGAGGGAGCGCGGCTGGCCCGGGAGACGGGACGGCCGCTGGAGCTGGCGGGCAATCTGGCGGGCCTGGCGTGCGTGCAGGCCCGGCTCGGGCAGCTGTCGCAGTGCGCGGCGAATGTGGCGGCGGCGCTGGAGATCTGCGAGCCGCGCGGGGTGCACGTGTTCCGGGTGTGGGCCTTGCAGGCGCGCGGGGACGCCGCACTGGCCGGGGACGATCCCGAGACCGCGCGCGCCTGCTGGGAGGAACTGGCGGCGCTGCTGCGCACGCTCGGAGTGCGGGATCCGGATGTGGACCCGGCCCCGGATCTGGTGGAAGTGTATGTGCGCCTGGGCCGCCCGGAAGCGGCCGCACCCGTCGCGGACGCGTTCGCGGCGTCGGCGCGCGCCAAGGGTCAGCCGTGGTCGCTGGCCCGCGCCGAACGCTGCGCGGGGCTGCTCGCCGCCGACCCGCAGATGCCCGCGGCGTTCGAGGCGGCACTGGCCTGGCATGCGCGGACCCCGGATGTGTTCGAGCAGGCCCGCACCCGCCTGGCCTACGGTGCGCGTCTGCGCCGGGCCCGTCGCCGCCGCGACGCCCGCATCCAATTGCGTACGGCTCTCACCGTTTTCGAACAGCTCGGCGCCGAACCCTGGATCCGCCGCTGCACCACCGAACTGCACGCCACCGGCGAAACCGTGCGCCCGCGCGCCAACCCCGCCACCGACCGGCTCACCCCGCAGCAACGCCAGGTCGCGTTGTCGCTGGCGGCGGGCCGCACCACCCGGGAAACCGCGGCCGCACTGTTCCTGAGCCCCAAGACCGTCGAATACCATCTGCGCCACGTGTATATGACGCTGGGCATCAGCAGCCGCGCCGAACTCGCCGCCCACCTGCACCCGCCACCCCACGCAGGCTGA
- a CDS encoding adenylate kinase family protein, whose translation MRLMMSGPLGSGAAAQQERVAEHWRIPAIDLGVAVRAEIDADTALGRRAIELFDRGAELGDALPVDMLLSHLDRVAAEQGFLLAGLPSSVPQAELLTRRLMMRGTPLRAVVLLDEPAEQTMARVAARAGFDASAADGFRERFALYESTQRPVLEFYRDHARQGGIPCYTVPVTGDADEVFARIVDALE comes from the coding sequence ATGCGATTGATGATGTCGGGACCGCTCGGATCGGGTGCGGCGGCCCAGCAGGAGCGTGTGGCCGAGCACTGGCGAATACCGGCGATCGATCTGGGTGTCGCGGTGCGCGCGGAGATCGACGCCGACACCGCACTGGGGCGGCGCGCGATCGAATTGTTCGACCGCGGCGCCGAACTCGGTGACGCGCTGCCGGTGGATATGCTGCTCAGCCACCTCGACCGGGTCGCGGCCGAGCAGGGATTCCTGCTGGCCGGGCTGCCGTCGAGCGTGCCGCAGGCCGAACTGCTGACCCGGCGGCTCATGATGCGCGGCACCCCCTTACGTGCGGTGGTGCTGCTCGACGAACCGGCCGAGCAGACCATGGCGCGCGTGGCGGCGCGCGCCGGATTCGACGCCTCGGCCGCCGACGGATTCCGGGAACGGTTCGCGCTGTATGAGTCCACGCAGCGCCCGGTGCTCGAGTTCTATCGCGACCACGCCCGCCAAGGGGGCATCCCCTGCTACACGGTGCCGGTGACCGGCGACGCCGACGAGGTGTTCGCGCGCATCGTCGACGCCCTCGAATAG
- a CDS encoding MerR family transcriptional regulator — translation MKIGELAHRTGVSVRSLRYYEQQGLLHATRTPGGHRDYPDSAVDRVIRIQQMFAAGLHSATMAELLPCTHDRDGTPNAHTTPFLLAELSRQRAHLDACITDLHRAREVLDEVIAAAAGAHSPDPRT, via the coding sequence ATGAAGATCGGTGAGCTGGCACACAGGACCGGGGTCAGCGTGCGCTCGCTGCGCTACTACGAACAGCAGGGGCTGCTGCACGCCACCCGCACCCCGGGCGGGCACCGCGACTATCCCGACTCCGCCGTGGATCGGGTGATCCGGATCCAGCAGATGTTCGCCGCCGGATTGCACAGCGCCACCATGGCCGAACTGCTGCCCTGCACCCACGACCGCGACGGCACCCCCAACGCGCACACCACCCCGTTCCTGCTGGCCGAACTGTCCCGCCAGCGCGCGCACCTCGACGCCTGCATCACCGACCTGCACCGGGCACGGGAAGTACTCGACGAGGTCATTGCCGCTGCCGCCGGCGCGCACTCGCCGGACCCGCGGACGTGA
- a CDS encoding alkene reductase: protein MLLTEFRSATLNLPNRVVMAPMTRLRSHRDGSPTAEVARYYTQRAEAGLIVTEGIWPHPSGQSEAWVPGLHTDAHEHAWRHVTESVHAAGGRIFAQLMHGGRKGHPGARIDGSIPAGPSAVIDAEHVHLYDDTKAAPIIPAVMSRTDIDAAVTHFADAARRAIAAGFDGVELHGANSYLLHQFLADNTNLRTDEYGGSIANRLRLPLRVLTAVTDAIGAHRTGLRLSPGNPQFGMRETDPAPLYRALLSEIDGAGLAYLHLTDDDAYPALRDLRPRWSGPLIANVGENRDRTTPSAAHAVLAAGLADLVSFGRAFLANPDLVQRIAHDLPLAPVREEVLYGREGVGYTDYPRWDEQHDTVLPRSA, encoded by the coding sequence ATGCTGCTCACCGAATTCCGAAGCGCCACACTGAATCTGCCCAACCGTGTGGTCATGGCGCCGATGACGCGCCTGCGTAGCCACCGGGACGGGTCGCCGACCGCGGAGGTCGCCCGCTACTACACCCAGCGCGCCGAAGCCGGGCTGATCGTCACCGAGGGCATCTGGCCGCACCCCAGCGGGCAGAGCGAAGCATGGGTGCCGGGCCTGCACACCGACGCCCACGAACACGCCTGGCGTCACGTCACCGAATCCGTGCACGCCGCCGGCGGGCGAATCTTCGCCCAGCTCATGCACGGTGGACGCAAAGGCCATCCGGGCGCGCGCATCGACGGCTCGATCCCGGCGGGCCCGTCGGCGGTGATCGATGCGGAACACGTGCACCTCTACGACGACACGAAAGCGGCCCCGATCATTCCCGCGGTGATGTCGCGCACCGACATCGACGCGGCTGTCACGCATTTCGCGGACGCGGCCCGGCGCGCGATCGCCGCGGGGTTCGACGGGGTGGAGTTGCACGGCGCCAACAGCTATCTGCTGCACCAGTTCCTGGCCGACAACACCAACCTGCGCACCGACGAGTACGGGGGCAGCATCGCCAACCGGTTGCGGCTGCCGCTGCGCGTGCTCACCGCGGTCACCGACGCGATCGGCGCGCACCGCACCGGACTGCGCCTGTCGCCGGGCAACCCGCAGTTCGGTATGCGCGAAACCGATCCGGCGCCGCTGTATCGGGCGCTGCTGTCGGAGATCGACGGCGCGGGCCTGGCCTACCTGCATCTGACCGACGACGACGCCTATCCGGCGCTGCGTGATCTGCGGCCGCGCTGGTCGGGCCCGCTGATCGCCAATGTCGGCGAAAACCGGGACCGCACAACCCCTTCGGCGGCCCACGCGGTCCTCGCCGCGGGCCTGGCCGATCTGGTGTCCTTCGGGCGCGCCTTCCTCGCCAACCCCGACCTGGTGCAGCGCATCGCGCACGACCTGCCCCTGGCGCCGGTCCGGGAGGAGGTGCTCTACGGGCGAGAGGGCGTGGGCTACACCGACTATCCGCGCTGGGACGAGCAGCACGACACCGTCTTGCCCCGGTCGGCCTGA
- a CDS encoding crotonase/enoyl-CoA hydratase family protein yields MPGFDRLRSVRKQLRAGGELLDAVRKDPRLVRELIAGFTGRGAPEPIADLGEHTPPAGLAEFTRTAHAQHEVPADADTVWAYLSDLSKIPDWFTFHAGWGGEAPGQAEAGVEFAQHAKFMGIPAELRWRVAEAGDQGLHLRGTGPQGLSLGFWITVTPTGSGSTVYIDAGLAGPPIDGPLGGSVARSLGEALRDSLAALPAALASATPQSGRSGRKAVRHKASGAVLAPTTPVLVGVGQVVERTPDPARPDPAHLAVRALRAAAADSGAGEAFLRRADAVFAVAPTSWQYRDLGALVAAAVGAETVDTVQSSPFGGDGGQLVLNEAAAAIAAGDYDIVLVTGAEAGATQAAAQRAGLTPDWPVQDAHVRPTRTVGVDKPANNAAETAAGLLAPINMYALLESANRRRLGNTVAEHAQTVARLWSRLSAVAADNPDAWQPQQFSAEQIATVTDANRMISAPYTKLECANLTVDMASGIIMCSAAAAEAAGIPQEQWVFLHAGASGTDEWFVSERTELAASPAIHALGAAVFDHTGIGPDDLTHIDLYACFPVAVQIAARELGLPIDDPKRPLSVTGGLTFGGGPGNNYGGHAVATLVRKLRAEPGTFGLATSLGWYVTKHALGVYSTTPPAAAYRHLTPVIEHPPARPARTGYDGPAVVEAYTLPYDRDGAPEAAILSLITPKGERVLLRSTDSGVLDELAERDLLGLPVTVIGDRITVDGTARVELPAPPAPPVLVERRGHITIITLNRPHARNAIDLATALGLERAIDAYEADPNARIAVLTGAGGYFSAGMDLKAAARGEVPVTEKRGILGLVSQPPAKPLIAAVEGPALAGGCELALAADLIVAAENSTFGIPEVKRGLVAVGGGVLRLSQRLPRAIAMELALTGDPITATRAAELGLINQVSEPGKALEAALALAERIAVNAPLSIDASKQIIDQAPDWSTAEAFTRQGQVAAPALSSQDAGEGMRAFVEKRPPVWRGR; encoded by the coding sequence ATGCCCGGATTCGACCGGCTGCGCTCGGTGCGCAAACAACTGCGCGCGGGAGGTGAACTGCTGGACGCGGTGCGCAAGGATCCGCGCCTGGTGCGCGAACTGATCGCCGGATTCACCGGGCGCGGCGCCCCCGAACCGATCGCCGACCTCGGCGAGCACACGCCACCGGCGGGGCTGGCGGAGTTCACCCGCACCGCGCACGCCCAGCACGAGGTCCCGGCGGACGCGGACACGGTGTGGGCGTACCTGAGTGACCTGTCCAAGATTCCGGACTGGTTCACCTTCCACGCCGGATGGGGTGGGGAGGCGCCCGGGCAGGCCGAAGCCGGAGTGGAGTTCGCGCAGCACGCCAAATTCATGGGGATACCGGCCGAGCTGCGCTGGCGGGTCGCCGAAGCCGGCGATCAGGGACTGCATTTGCGCGGCACCGGACCGCAGGGGCTGAGCCTCGGGTTCTGGATCACGGTGACCCCCACCGGATCCGGGTCGACGGTCTACATCGATGCCGGCCTGGCGGGCCCGCCGATCGACGGCCCACTGGGCGGGTCGGTGGCACGCAGCCTGGGGGAGGCGCTGCGCGATTCGCTGGCCGCCCTGCCCGCCGCCCTCGCCTCGGCCACCCCGCAGAGCGGGCGGTCGGGACGTAAAGCAGTGCGGCACAAGGCATCCGGTGCGGTGCTCGCGCCGACCACGCCGGTGCTGGTGGGTGTGGGCCAGGTGGTCGAACGCACCCCGGACCCGGCCCGTCCCGATCCCGCGCACCTGGCGGTGCGGGCGCTGCGCGCCGCAGCCGCCGATTCCGGTGCCGGCGAAGCCTTCCTGCGCCGCGCCGACGCGGTGTTCGCGGTCGCCCCGACCTCCTGGCAGTACCGGGACCTGGGTGCGCTGGTGGCGGCCGCGGTCGGCGCGGAGACCGTGGACACCGTGCAGTCGAGCCCGTTCGGTGGCGACGGCGGGCAGCTGGTGCTCAACGAGGCCGCGGCCGCCATCGCCGCCGGCGACTACGACATCGTGCTGGTGACCGGCGCGGAAGCCGGCGCCACCCAGGCCGCCGCGCAACGCGCCGGACTCACCCCCGACTGGCCGGTGCAGGATGCGCACGTGCGCCCGACCCGCACGGTCGGGGTGGACAAACCGGCCAACAATGCCGCCGAGACCGCGGCCGGGCTGCTCGCCCCGATCAATATGTACGCGCTGCTGGAATCGGCCAACCGGCGCCGGCTCGGCAACACCGTCGCCGAGCACGCGCAGACGGTGGCGCGGCTGTGGTCGCGGCTGTCGGCGGTGGCCGCCGACAACCCCGATGCCTGGCAGCCGCAGCAGTTCTCGGCCGAACAGATCGCCACGGTCACCGACGCCAACCGCATGATCTCCGCGCCCTACACCAAACTCGAATGCGCCAACCTGACCGTCGACATGGCCAGCGGCATCATCATGTGCAGCGCCGCGGCCGCCGAAGCCGCCGGCATCCCGCAGGAGCAGTGGGTGTTCCTGCACGCGGGCGCCTCCGGCACCGACGAATGGTTCGTCAGCGAACGCACCGAACTGGCGGCGTCCCCGGCCATCCACGCCCTGGGCGCGGCGGTGTTCGACCACACCGGCATCGGCCCCGACGACCTCACCCACATCGACCTGTACGCGTGCTTCCCGGTCGCGGTGCAGATCGCGGCCCGCGAACTCGGACTGCCCATCGACGACCCCAAGCGCCCGCTGTCGGTGACCGGCGGGCTCACCTTCGGCGGCGGGCCCGGCAACAACTACGGCGGCCACGCGGTCGCGACACTGGTGCGGAAACTGCGCGCCGAACCCGGAACCTTCGGGCTGGCCACCTCTTTGGGCTGGTATGTCACCAAACACGCGCTCGGCGTGTACTCGACGACCCCGCCCGCGGCCGCCTACCGGCATCTCACCCCCGTCATCGAGCACCCGCCCGCCCGACCCGCCCGCACCGGCTACGACGGCCCCGCCGTGGTCGAGGCGTACACGCTGCCCTACGACCGCGACGGCGCGCCCGAGGCGGCGATCCTGTCGCTGATCACCCCCAAGGGGGAGCGAGTCCTGCTGCGCAGCACCGACTCCGGTGTGCTGGACGAGCTCGCCGAACGGGACCTGCTGGGCCTGCCGGTCACTGTCATCGGCGACCGGATCACCGTCGACGGCACGGCGCGTGTCGAGCTGCCCGCCCCGCCCGCTCCGCCGGTGCTGGTGGAACGCCGCGGCCACATCACCATCATCACGCTCAACCGCCCGCACGCCCGCAACGCCATCGACCTGGCGACCGCGCTCGGGCTCGAACGCGCCATCGACGCCTACGAGGCCGACCCGAACGCCCGCATCGCCGTCCTCACCGGCGCCGGCGGCTATTTCAGTGCCGGCATGGACCTCAAAGCCGCTGCGCGCGGGGAGGTTCCGGTCACCGAGAAACGCGGCATCCTCGGCCTGGTCTCCCAGCCGCCGGCCAAACCGCTGATCGCGGCCGTGGAAGGCCCCGCTCTGGCCGGCGGCTGCGAACTGGCGTTGGCCGCAGATCTCATTGTCGCGGCCGAGAATTCGACCTTCGGCATCCCGGAGGTCAAACGCGGCCTGGTCGCCGTCGGCGGCGGTGTGCTGCGTCTGTCACAACGCCTGCCCCGCGCTATCGCCATGGAACTCGCCCTGACCGGCGACCCCATCACCGCCACCCGCGCCGCCGAACTAGGCCTGATCAACCAGGTCAGCGAACCCGGCAAGGCGCTGGAAGCCGCCCTCGCCCTGGCCGAACGAATCGCGGTCAACGCCCCGCTGAGCATCGACGCCTCCAAACAGATCATCGACCAAGCCCCGGACTGGAGCACCGCCGAAGCCTTCACCCGCCAAGGCCAAGTCGCCGCCCCGGCCCTGTCGTCCCAGGACGCAGGGGAGGGCATGCGCGCCTTCGTGGAGAAACGCCCACCGGTCTGGCGCGGCCGCTGA
- a CDS encoding alpha/beta fold hydrolase gives MPDAPPTETLLTLRRDGLTLSARHFGDRGAPLVIVLHGFPDTPHSFDGLIPHLLDAGYQVLAPWLRGYTSESASRTARYDLMAVSADITAWHNALGAPPTHLIGHDWGAFTAIVLAKQTPAPWLSLTLLAIPPFGDGFAPQLLPLLPRQLVMSSYIPLMQAGWSHRLLTRDHAAFIRALWRRWSPGWNFTDTEFAPTTAVFTDPTRAWAATRYYRSLFTVHRSATREFQHLLMAPQPPLPTLALSGRRDGALSADLQRLVAEHAGVAHTQLPDCGHFLHAENPDAVAAHLLPHLHTATP, from the coding sequence ATGCCCGACGCGCCGCCCACCGAAACCCTGCTGACCCTGCGCCGTGACGGACTGACATTGTCGGCGCGGCATTTCGGGGATCGGGGCGCACCACTGGTGATCGTGCTGCACGGCTTCCCGGATACTCCGCACAGTTTCGACGGGCTGATCCCGCACCTGCTCGATGCCGGCTACCAGGTCCTCGCGCCCTGGCTACGCGGCTACACCAGCGAATCCGCCTCCCGCACAGCACGATACGACCTGATGGCGGTCAGCGCCGACATCACCGCCTGGCACAACGCCCTCGGCGCGCCACCGACACACCTGATCGGCCACGACTGGGGTGCGTTCACCGCGATCGTGCTCGCCAAACAGACTCCCGCCCCGTGGTTGTCGCTGACACTGCTGGCCATCCCGCCCTTCGGGGACGGTTTCGCCCCACAACTGCTGCCATTGCTGCCCCGCCAGCTCGTCATGTCCTCCTACATCCCACTCATGCAGGCAGGCTGGTCGCACCGGCTGCTCACCCGCGACCATGCGGCCTTCATACGCGCCCTGTGGCGACGCTGGTCACCCGGCTGGAACTTCACCGACACCGAATTCGCCCCCACCACAGCAGTATTCACCGACCCGACCCGCGCCTGGGCCGCCACCCGCTACTACCGCTCCCTGTTCACCGTGCACCGCTCCGCCACCCGCGAATTCCAGCACCTGCTCATGGCGCCCCAGCCCCCACTGCCCACCCTCGCCCTCTCAGGCCGCCGCGACGGCGCCCTGTCCGCGGACCTGCAACGCCTCGTCGCCGAGCACGCAGGCGTGGCCCACACCCAACTGCCGGACTGCGGCCACTTCCTGCACGCCGAAAACCCGGACGCCGTCGCCGCACACCTGCTGCCACACCTGCACACCGCCACCCCCTGA